From the Rhinolophus ferrumequinum isolate MPI-CBG mRhiFer1 chromosome 4, mRhiFer1_v1.p, whole genome shotgun sequence genome, the window CAGTATATAAATCCAAACACAATATATACTATACACACTGACTTTAAATAACCTTAGAATAAATAAGTCATATTAAAAGTCAAAGCAATTTACTTCTCTATAATGAAAGTTATAACACACATGCCATTTGACAACTATTCAGTGGATTATATCTAGAAAAATTACTCTGTGGACATCACTTATTCTAGAGTACAAATTCACATAAAAACACTCTCTttagaaaaaagttaaatgtgGGCCAAGTACCTTTAAaatctcaacattttttttttgtttttttaatcaaactgatctaattttaagtatttatacCATTAAGTCTTATTCCACTTCCCCTAATTTAGCTAATGACATTATTAACAAGGTCTTATTCATGAGCTTGACCTTAACcgtaaaaaataaacttgtttacATTTCATATTGAAAAGAATTTGTCTTCCATTTAAAAGACCTATTTTTACAAGTCAAATTGtaacaattcttttttcttacaatgCTTTTATTAgataaaaacttattaaaattttgatttgattttagaaaatCCTGTTTGGGTCAATACTATGACTTTAAAAgcttatacatgtattttattaatatttgagtCCAAATTCTAGATTTCTATAGGGATATCATATAACACCTTCTCTTTAAACTGTTTATTTCatcttaattacaaaaatcatCAAATACTACACTGCTAAAAGAATGTCTTCTTTCTTGGCTTTGGGTCATTGTCTTTTCTATctcaaaagttaaaattattgttttcctaTATCGACCAATACTGTTTAAGCAGATTTTAAGAGATAAACATAAAATGTAGTTTAGTattttatcattactattattgcAAGAAGTCAGCCACGTCAGAGGCTTTCCTCACTGGAAAAGCTGgttttaaagcaaatattgacattCCTCCTGTAATACACATTTGTCTATTGAATCAGTTACCCAACCTTCTTGCAgaattttaaactttctcttAAGAGTTCTTCGAAAAGCTTTAAAATCTACAACACGACTATGATCCTCCCCAATGATTACATGAGACACTCCCTCAGTTAAACAAGAAACCACTTTTGCTCCATGAAATCGAAGCTCTAAGGCTGTGATAGCTAATCGTGTTCCCTCGATTTTGGTACTCAAGTCATTAATAACAGTATACAAGTCCAAATAAATGGTGTGGTGTCGAAACATACTGAGAGGAGAGTTGTCCCAGGAATATCGATGTTCTAAATCAGCAATCACAGGAGCCATTTCTTCAGGAGTCTGTTCATCAGCATTTTTAATTCCTGAAAACACTTCCTTCAGTTGGTTCAAATCTGTGTCAACAAAATAACTATCGCCGTAACAATCATATTCACGAGCAAAATGTTGTTTTGTTGATGGGCACATGTGAATCATAAAGCGAGGCTGCCATGGCACACAGCTTTTGGTCTTAAAACACTCTAACAGCCACTCAGGCTTAACAACATCATGTTTATTggatgaaattatatttttcactctGATGTTCTCAGACCCTGCAATAACACAGTATGTGTCTGGGCCGGGATTTTGTACTATGTAACCACCAAGTTCTGCAATTCTGTTCTCCAGATCAGGCTTCGGATGGCTGTCTATTCCATTCATAACACAAAACTCCACATCTTCAAATGTATTGGAAACTTTGTTTACGTTAGAGAGGTTAGGTGCTTTTAAGTGCTCGATAATTCCAATAACTTTCTTAATCTTTGGGGCAGCTTTCCGCTTTTTTTCTTGTGGTTCATCCTCACCACCTACATAAAGGTGTTTAGATGCAAGCTTTCCAGATGCTTTCCCTCGAAGTTGTTCTAAGTCATCGAGAGTCATGCATTCATGCCACTCTTTGTCTTCTCTTATCTTTTCAATTCGTGGAAAACGCAAAGTGCAGCCAGTTCTATACATTTCACTGGGGACAATCTCTGATGCTTTAATCTGAACAATGACAGATTTACAAGGTTCAATGTACACTTCTGGCTTTTCTGTTCCACATAAAATGCTACTTGGTGGAGCTTTTTTATGAAAAGGCTTCCAATATTTGGCCAATTTTAAACCCAGATCATACAGTTCTTTCATGGTGTAACCCGAGCCAACACGACACAGAGTATGAAACACTGAAGGTTTTTCACTAGAAGGGGGTTTCTCTGCTACAGCACACAAAAAATGAGACATCATTCCACCCCGAGAACCTTTACCCCAATAGCCCCCGACAATTATGATGTCCAATTCATCCATCAGTCCATCTACATACTCTGGTTTAATTTTTAACCATCCTTCACCTCTTTTGTCTGGCTTATAAATGGATAGAGGATGTTTAACCATGATTCCCTCTTCTCTGTTATCTATTGCTTCATTCAGAGCATCAATTACTTCGTTCTTAGTATGAGCTTGTGTTTTTTGCACTATTTCTATTCTACCTTGTATTGgtgtaaaaatattactaagaatttCATACCTCGTTCTCAGGGTCTCACGTCCTAGTTTTTTATTATTGACCATCAACACATCGAAAACACAATAACAAGTTTGCAGATCAGAATCTTCTACCATTCTTTTAATATCAAACTTGTTCCCCTTCTGCATAAAAGTTTGTGTATTAGGATTATAGGCCATCATCTCACCATCAAGGATACAGACTTGTATATCTGTTTTGAATGCCTTATGAATGAATGGTGTAAGAGAACCTTCTTGTGGAAAGGCACCAAACTGTTCTGTATATTTATATCCGTTTCGGGAGAAGTATTCGTACACATCCCCATCTTTGTGCATTTGCATACGCTCGCCATCTAGCTTGGTTTCGATGTAGAAACTCTGATTTTTCATGTCCTTCTCAATTCGCTCAATATCTGCTATTGCAGCAAGCATTGGTTTAAAGGGAGAGAATAAAGTGATAGAAATATCAGTGAGTCCTACTGAAGGGTCATGCAGTTGCCTGCAGACTTTTTCCAGGTCTGTGGTGACATTATGCAACTCAGTAGCAtcattatgaaaaacagaaaatataatttggtGACTAAAACCAAGCTTTAAGTCCTTTACAATCATGCGTATAAGCCACTTCTGTTCAAGTGCTGAACTCTGAGTTATAAGCTGAAGAAGACTCTTCTTTACTGAGTCCTTTCTTTTGGCAGAATTATTGCTGGCAATCGAGTCTAAAATGTCATTTACTTGCTGTATggttaaacttcctttctgtaaACATCTTGGTTTCAATACAAAGTATGCAATCATTGCAAAGTCTCCAGCATCTCCACGAGTTCCAGTAggtgttctataatttaaaagtttaagagCATCTTTTCCTTCTCTAGGTAAATTGAGCAATTCAATATAAAGCTTGGCAAGCATAGTTTCTTTGATTCCATAagccattctctctctttctagctGAGGAAGAATAAGTCTCATTGCTGGATAAAAAGAGTCTGTGACATCTTTTTCATTCTTATGGAGGGCACTGTGAAATCTTCTCCAAGAATCTAAAAATTCCCTGAAGTGTCTGATTTTGTCTGCACGTCCTTTACTTCTCTGTATTCGTTCTAAAGTTGAACATAAATCTGCAAAAGGAACGTGAGATGCAACAGTTTGCGAAGTTTGTGAGGCAGCCATAGAAGCGATGGTGAATCTTCTGGTttaactaataaaacaaaaagagagcaactttaagtaaaagataaaattcaactaaatatttaatgtcaagACCTTACAGAAAATGCCTAGTTCacaatgtttgctaaatgaaaatAGATCGATGCTATAAATGCTATGAATAATGTCTCTTTTCAATCTCTACATTTAATGATAATTAGTTTACCTCCAttctatttagtattttttatcaAAAGTATCACTAGTCCCATTCTCTGTGTTTACAacagtaaaattaataattcaattcTTTCTCCCTACATTGCAATCTCTACTGaaattatttattccatttatttagcaCAGAATGCAAAAGATGATGGCtaataatgataacaacaaaAAGCCTAACAAATAAGGCTCAATTCACTGTATTTCCGGGCTTCTGAGGTGAGACCTGGCCTtatatttctcctctttttttcctctttgtcagACTTAGCATTAGAAACAAACTTCTTAAAACAGATGTGTTCAACAAAACTCACTGAATTGACATTTGGCTT encodes:
- the LIG4 gene encoding DNA ligase 4; the protein is MAASQTSQTVASHVPFADLCSTLERIQRSKGRADKIRHFREFLDSWRRFHSALHKNEKDVTDSFYPAMRLILPQLERERMAYGIKETMLAKLYIELLNLPREGKDALKLLNYRTPTGTRGDAGDFAMIAYFVLKPRCLQKGSLTIQQVNDILDSIASNNSAKRKDSVKKSLLQLITQSSALEQKWLIRMIVKDLKLGFSHQIIFSVFHNDATELHNVTTDLEKVCRQLHDPSVGLTDISITLFSPFKPMLAAIADIERIEKDMKNQSFYIETKLDGERMQMHKDGDVYEYFSRNGYKYTEQFGAFPQEGSLTPFIHKAFKTDIQVCILDGEMMAYNPNTQTFMQKGNKFDIKRMVEDSDLQTCYCVFDVLMVNNKKLGRETLRTRYEILSNIFTPIQGRIEIVQKTQAHTKNEVIDALNEAIDNREEGIMVKHPLSIYKPDKRGEGWLKIKPEYVDGLMDELDIIIVGGYWGKGSRGGMMSHFLCAVAEKPPSSEKPSVFHTLCRVGSGYTMKELYDLGLKLAKYWKPFHKKAPPSSILCGTEKPEVYIEPCKSVIVQIKASEIVPSEMYRTGCTLRFPRIEKIREDKEWHECMTLDDLEQLRGKASGKLASKHLYVGGEDEPQEKKRKAAPKIKKVIGIIEHLKAPNLSNVNKVSNTFEDVEFCVMNGIDSHPKPDLENRIAELGGYIVQNPGPDTYCVIAGSENIRVKNIISSNKHDVVKPEWLLECFKTKSCVPWQPRFMIHMCPSTKQHFAREYDCYGDSYFVDTDLNQLKEVFSGIKNADEQTPEEMAPVIADLEHRYSWDNSPLSMFRHHTIYLDLYTVINDLSTKIEGTRLAITALELRFHGAKVVSCLTEGVSHVIIGEDHSRVVDFKAFRRTLKRKFKILQEGWVTDSIDKCVLQEECQYLL